From Pseudomonas sp. CCI4.2, one genomic window encodes:
- the mpl gene encoding UDP-N-acetylmuramate:L-alanyl-gamma-D-glutamyl-meso-diaminopimelate ligase, translating into MHIHILGICGTFMGSLAVLAKEQGHRVTGSDANVYPPMSTQLQAQGIELTQGYDAAQLDPAPDVVVIGNALSRGNPAVEYVLNKGLPYVSGPQWLADHVLQGRWVLAVAGTHGKTTTSSMLAWVLEHAGMSPGFLIGGVPQNFAVSARLGDTPFFVVEADEYDSAFFDKRSKFVHYRPRTAILNNLEFDHADIFPDLPAIERQFHHLVRTIPSEGLVIHPTTEPALLRVIQMGCWTPVQTTGEGGQWQARLLSEDGSRFEVILEGVVQGVVEWDMTGQHNVANALATLAAARHVGVVPKQGVEALSEFKSVKRRMEKVAEVNGVTIYDDFAHHPTAIATTLDGMRKHIGDAHLIAIIEPRSNSMKLGAHRDGLPDSVHQADQVIWYAPANLGWDLAATAALCSVPSVVCDSLDAIIAKVKSQAQPGTQVVIMSNGGFGGLHGKLAEALK; encoded by the coding sequence ATGCATATTCATATTCTTGGTATTTGCGGCACGTTCATGGGTTCGTTGGCGGTGCTGGCTAAAGAACAGGGCCATCGGGTTACCGGCTCGGACGCTAACGTCTACCCGCCCATGAGCACTCAGTTGCAGGCGCAAGGCATCGAACTGACTCAGGGCTACGACGCGGCGCAGTTGGACCCGGCGCCTGATGTGGTGGTGATTGGTAACGCGCTGTCCCGGGGTAATCCGGCGGTGGAGTACGTGCTCAATAAAGGCCTGCCGTATGTGTCGGGCCCGCAATGGCTTGCTGATCATGTGTTGCAAGGTCGTTGGGTCTTGGCCGTCGCCGGCACCCACGGTAAAACCACCACCAGCAGCATGCTCGCCTGGGTGCTGGAACACGCCGGCATGAGCCCCGGTTTTTTGATCGGTGGTGTGCCGCAGAACTTCGCAGTGTCGGCCCGTCTGGGCGATACACCGTTTTTCGTGGTTGAGGCCGACGAATACGACAGCGCGTTTTTCGACAAACGCTCCAAGTTTGTCCACTACCGCCCACGCACCGCGATCTTGAACAACCTTGAATTCGATCACGCCGACATCTTTCCCGATCTGCCGGCGATTGAACGGCAATTTCACCACTTGGTGCGGACCATCCCGAGTGAAGGGTTGGTGATTCATCCCACCACTGAACCCGCATTGTTGCGCGTCATTCAGATGGGTTGCTGGACACCCGTGCAAACCACCGGTGAAGGCGGCCAGTGGCAAGCGCGCCTGTTGAGCGAGGATGGGTCGCGGTTTGAAGTGATCCTTGAAGGCGTTGTGCAGGGTGTGGTCGAGTGGGACATGACCGGCCAACATAACGTGGCCAATGCGTTGGCAACGTTGGCGGCGGCGCGGCATGTGGGCGTCGTGCCGAAACAGGGCGTTGAAGCCCTGAGTGAATTCAAAAGCGTCAAGCGGCGCATGGAGAAGGTTGCCGAAGTCAACGGCGTCACTATTTATGACGACTTCGCCCACCACCCGACGGCCATTGCCACGACCCTTGATGGGATGCGCAAACACATCGGCGATGCGCACTTGATCGCAATCATCGAGCCGCGTTCGAACTCAATGAAGCTCGGTGCTCACCGCGACGGTTTGCCAGACAGCGTGCATCAGGCTGACCAAGTTATTTGGTACGCCCCTGCTAATCTTGGATGGGACCTTGCCGCTACGGCTGCGCTGTGTTCTGTGCCGTCGGTGGTGTGTGATTCCCTCGACGCTATCATTGCCAAGGTCAAAAGCCAGGCTCAGCCGGGCACCCAGGTGGTCATCATGAGCAACGGCGGTTTCGGCGGCTTGCATGGCAAATTGGCGGAGGCGCTGAAATGA
- the ubiX gene encoding flavin prenyltransferase UbiX, whose product MSGPERITLAMTGASGAQYGLRLLDCLVREEREVHFLISKAAQLVLATETDVSLPPKPMMMQAFLTEYTGAAAGQIRVYGKEDWMSSVASGSGSPAAMVVVPCSTGTLSAIATGACNNLIERAADVTLKERRQLILVPREAPYSSIHLENMLKLSNMGAVILPASPGFYHQPQTIDDLIDFVVARILNLLNIPQDMLPRWGEHHLSADE is encoded by the coding sequence ATGAGCGGTCCTGAACGTATAACCCTGGCGATGACGGGCGCGTCTGGCGCGCAATACGGTCTGCGCTTGCTTGACTGCCTGGTGCGGGAAGAGCGGGAAGTACACTTTCTGATTTCGAAGGCTGCGCAGTTGGTTCTAGCCACCGAAACCGACGTTTCGTTGCCGCCAAAACCGATGATGATGCAGGCCTTTTTGACCGAATACACCGGCGCCGCCGCCGGGCAAATTCGGGTGTACGGCAAGGAAGACTGGATGTCGTCGGTTGCCTCCGGTTCGGGTTCGCCGGCGGCGATGGTAGTGGTGCCCTGCTCAACGGGCACTTTGTCGGCGATTGCCACCGGCGCCTGTAACAACCTGATTGAACGCGCTGCGGACGTGACCTTGAAAGAAAGACGCCAGTTGATTCTGGTCCCGCGCGAGGCGCCATATTCCAGTATTCACTTGGAAAACATGCTCAAGCTGTCGAACATGGGGGCCGTGATATTGCCCGCGTCGCCGGGTTTTTATCACCAGCCACAGACCATCGATGACCTGATTGATTTCGTTGTCGCGCGTATTTTGAATCTGCTAAACATTCCCCAAGACATGCTCCCACGCTGGGGCGAACACCACTTGAGCGCCGATGAATAA
- a CDS encoding YceK/YidQ family lipoprotein, whose product MNKPLLLSLMLLNLTGCATARTLDAAQPGAPVVYSGMRLDLYAIDGGCCAKDRFGAEAPDWPRVDLPASALLDTLLLPLSLLSVLGVGYSATGGL is encoded by the coding sequence ATGAATAAGCCGCTGTTGCTGAGCCTGATGCTGTTAAACCTGACCGGCTGCGCAACGGCCCGAACCCTCGACGCCGCCCAACCGGGTGCGCCGGTGGTTTATTCAGGCATGCGACTGGATTTGTATGCGATAGACGGCGGCTGCTGCGCGAAAGATCGTTTCGGCGCCGAAGCCCCCGACTGGCCCCGCGTCGACCTGCCGGCCAGTGCTTTGCTCGATACCCTGCTTTTGCCGCTGTCGCTATTAAGCGTACTGGGTGTGGGGTATTCGGCGACGGGTGGGCTTTGA
- a CDS encoding oxidoreductase, whose translation MYLTPQNILLSGATGLTGEHLLDRLLNEPTVSRVLAPTRRPLADHPHLENPVGELTALLPLLTGPVDIAFCCLGSTIKQAGSKEAFRAIDFDLVVAFAKRARELGARHLVVMSAVNADPASSIFYSKIKGEMEQALTVQAWPQLTIARPSLLIGERSEQRLAEQLAAPFAKLIPGKYRGVDACTVARALWRLALEEQSGVRIVEAEELSKLGK comes from the coding sequence ATGTATTTGACACCTCAAAACATCCTTCTAAGCGGTGCAACTGGCTTGACCGGCGAACACTTGCTTGATCGCCTGCTGAACGAACCCACCGTCAGCCGTGTGCTAGCGCCAACCCGTCGCCCGCTTGCCGATCATCCCCATCTGGAAAACCCGGTAGGGGAACTGACTGCTTTATTGCCACTACTGACTGGCCCCGTGGACATCGCTTTTTGTTGCTTAGGCAGTACGATCAAACAGGCCGGCTCGAAAGAAGCCTTTCGCGCCATCGACTTCGATCTGGTGGTGGCGTTCGCCAAGCGCGCCCGTGAGTTGGGAGCGCGGCACCTGGTGGTCATGAGCGCAGTGAACGCCGATCCGGCGTCCAGCATTTTCTACAGCAAGATCAAAGGTGAGATGGAACAAGCGCTTACCGTTCAGGCTTGGCCACAGCTGACCATCGCCAGGCCTTCGCTGCTGATCGGCGAACGCTCGGAGCAACGCTTGGCCGAACAACTGGCAGCGCCGTTCGCGAAACTGATTCCCGGAAAATACCGAGGCGTCGACGCATGCACCGTCGCCCGCGCGCTATGGCGCCTGGCACTGGAAGAACAGAGCGGCGTGCGGATTGTCGAGGCGGAAGAGTTAAGCAAGTTGGGTAAGTAA
- a CDS encoding C13 family peptidase → MRALASLAPLAIILLLAACGDGEPLSPPDARLPDGGRYRGDVVNGLLQGQGRVDYPNGSWYVGQFQNGQWHGDGEWHASNGEVYRGQFQNGLFHGFGTLTTSTGSYVGGFKLGRRDGEGTLKEPGVTYRGEFKADQYDGLGHLELDDGSQYQGLFAHGKPNGEGQRSDASGNQFAGKFVNGQLEGNGSFNSADGDQYVGGFHDNQLQGRGRYENSDGDVWIGQFKDGALNGQGQLIGADGSRFEGQFANWRFSGEGRLRLADGSVYQGGFLADNYEGRGVLSLPDGALQSGLWSNGQRVRDAQGKLLPDSLEIGLLAQGALLEKALAAVPASTPAVELYSLVVAGDGKQSVFMREADYVSNLLATRFGAYGQISLVNHRDHMGDRPLATRESISRAVQTLAQRSGPEDLIFIYLTSHGTHDHELVLDQPRLELTDLPADELAAVLAPLKGRDKIVVISACYSGGFIPAIKDDKTLVITASRSDRVSFGCSEESDFTYFGEALFAKALVETDDLQQAFNQAKVYVAAREASDNFEASEPQIWAPKGVLAHWQQLRKNQAQRALSASLASKATKIIGSH, encoded by the coding sequence ATGCGCGCGCTCGCTTCACTTGCCCCACTGGCAATCATTCTATTACTCGCTGCTTGCGGTGACGGCGAACCGTTATCGCCTCCCGATGCACGCCTGCCCGACGGTGGCCGCTATCGCGGTGATGTGGTTAATGGCCTGCTACAAGGCCAAGGCCGAGTGGATTATCCCAACGGCAGCTGGTACGTGGGGCAGTTTCAGAATGGGCAGTGGCACGGCGATGGCGAATGGCACGCCAGCAACGGCGAGGTCTATCGCGGCCAGTTTCAGAACGGACTGTTTCACGGCTTCGGTACATTGACCACCAGCACCGGCAGTTACGTGGGCGGCTTCAAACTCGGGCGACGTGACGGCGAAGGCACACTAAAAGAGCCTGGCGTGACCTACCGTGGCGAATTCAAAGCCGACCAATACGACGGGCTTGGTCATCTGGAACTGGATGACGGTAGCCAATATCAAGGCTTGTTCGCCCATGGCAAACCCAATGGCGAAGGGCAGCGCAGCGATGCCAGCGGCAATCAGTTCGCCGGCAAATTCGTCAACGGCCAACTGGAGGGCAACGGCAGCTTTAACAGTGCCGACGGCGACCAGTACGTCGGCGGGTTCCATGACAACCAGTTACAGGGCAGAGGCCGCTATGAAAATAGCGACGGTGACGTCTGGATCGGGCAATTCAAGGACGGTGCACTCAACGGCCAAGGCCAGTTGATAGGCGCCGATGGCAGCCGTTTTGAAGGTCAATTCGCCAACTGGCGTTTTTCCGGGGAAGGCCGTTTGCGCCTCGCCGATGGCAGCGTGTACCAGGGCGGGTTCCTCGCCGACAACTATGAAGGACGAGGCGTATTGAGCCTCCCGGACGGCGCCCTACAAAGCGGGCTCTGGAGTAACGGTCAGCGGGTGCGTGACGCCCAAGGTAAATTGCTGCCGGACTCACTGGAAATCGGCTTGCTCGCCCAAGGCGCTTTGCTGGAAAAAGCGCTGGCGGCGGTGCCCGCATCAACCCCTGCGGTAGAGCTTTACAGCTTGGTAGTGGCTGGCGATGGCAAGCAGAGCGTGTTCATGCGTGAAGCGGATTACGTCAGCAACTTGCTGGCGACCCGCTTTGGTGCCTACGGGCAGATTAGCCTGGTCAACCATCGCGATCATATGGGCGATCGACCTTTGGCGACCCGCGAAAGCATTAGCCGCGCCGTACAAACCCTGGCGCAGCGCAGTGGTCCCGAGGATCTGATTTTCATCTACCTGACCAGTCACGGTACACATGACCATGAACTGGTCCTCGATCAGCCCCGTCTGGAGCTGACTGATTTGCCCGCCGATGAACTGGCCGCCGTGCTTGCGCCGTTAAAAGGACGCGACAAGATCGTGGTGATCTCAGCGTGTTATTCCGGTGGCTTCATTCCTGCCATCAAAGACGATAAAACCCTTGTCATCACCGCCTCGCGCTCAGACCGGGTATCGTTTGGTTGTTCGGAAGAGTCTGACTTTACTTATTTTGGCGAAGCACTCTTCGCCAAGGCGCTGGTCGAAACAGATGACCTGCAGCAAGCGTTCAACCAAGCCAAGGTGTATGTCGCGGCGCGGGAAGCCAGCGATAACTTCGAAGCATCAGAACCGCAGATCTGGGCGCCAAAAGGGGTATTGGCACACTGGCAACAGTTGAGAAAAAACCAGGCACAGCGGGCGCTATCCGCCTCGTTGGCTAGCAAGGCCACAAAAATTATAGGCAGCCACTAA
- a CDS encoding MaoC family dehydratase, with the protein MPVVPVEELKTYAGKALGCSEWLTVDQERINLFAEATGDFQFIHVDPEKAAQTPFGSTIAHGFLSLSLIPKLMEDLFVVPEGLKMVVNYGLDSVRFIQPVKVNSRVRLNVSIAEVTEKKPGQWLIKAIATLEIEGQEKPAYVAEPLSLCFV; encoded by the coding sequence ATGCCAGTTGTACCCGTCGAAGAACTCAAAACGTATGCAGGCAAGGCGCTGGGATGTTCCGAATGGCTCACCGTTGATCAAGAACGCATCAACCTGTTCGCTGAAGCGACGGGGGATTTTCAATTCATCCACGTTGACCCTGAAAAAGCGGCGCAAACCCCGTTTGGCAGCACCATCGCCCATGGCTTTTTGTCGTTGTCGCTGATCCCGAAACTGATGGAAGACTTGTTCGTGGTACCCGAAGGCCTGAAAATGGTCGTCAACTACGGCCTGGACAGCGTTCGCTTTATCCAACCCGTGAAAGTTAATTCGCGGGTTCGACTGAACGTTTCCATCGCCGAGGTGACTGAGAAGAAGCCTGGCCAATGGCTAATTAAAGCGATTGCTACTCTGGAAATCGAAGGTCAGGAAAAACCTGCCTACGTCGCCGAACCGCTGTCGCTGTGCTTCGTATGA
- a CDS encoding CidA/LrgA family protein yields MLLRGLTWLVLFQLVGTGLNHLFLPILPGPIIGLVLLMVFLMVQGEVDESISLAASSLLRYLPLLLVPPAVGVMVYAADIAADFWAIAGSLVISLLLSLAFAGWLMQVLIQRQSQRREAS; encoded by the coding sequence ATGTTGCTCAGAGGCCTGACATGGCTGGTGTTGTTTCAATTGGTGGGCACCGGGCTTAACCACCTGTTTCTGCCGATTCTGCCGGGGCCGATTATCGGGCTGGTGTTGCTGATGGTGTTTCTCATGGTGCAGGGTGAAGTTGATGAGTCAATCAGCCTTGCGGCCAGCAGTCTGTTGCGTTATTTGCCGCTGTTGCTCGTGCCGCCAGCAGTGGGGGTGATGGTCTACGCCGCCGATATCGCTGCAGATTTTTGGGCCATTGCCGGGTCGTTGGTAATTTCGTTGTTACTGTCACTGGCCTTTGCCGGTTGGCTGATGCAGGTATTGATTCAACGCCAGTCGCAACGTCGGGAGGCTTCATGA
- a CDS encoding LrgB family protein — MTIDWSGALGSVIHHPLFGIAITLGAYQLMLAAYEKTRWIFLQPVLISMVLVIGILISCGLTYVEYRKSTEILSILLGPATVALAVPLYLNLRRIKQLFWPTFTTLIIGGVLATSLGVTLGWLFGAEHMILMTMAPKSVTSPIAMLVAEQIGGVAPLAAVFVLITGVIGAIFGPGLLSVLGVKNHAARGMALGLTAHAVGTSVALQESEECGAFAALAMSLMGVATAVFLPLAVSLFV; from the coding sequence ATGACTATCGACTGGAGTGGTGCCCTGGGCTCGGTGATTCATCATCCGCTGTTCGGGATCGCTATCACCTTGGGCGCATACCAATTGATGCTGGCGGCTTATGAGAAAACTCGCTGGATATTTTTGCAGCCCGTGCTGATTTCAATGGTGCTCGTGATTGGCATATTGATCAGCTGTGGCCTGACGTACGTTGAATACCGCAAAAGTACCGAGATTCTCAGCATACTGTTAGGTCCCGCGACTGTGGCCTTGGCCGTGCCGCTTTATCTGAATTTACGACGGATCAAACAATTATTTTGGCCGACGTTTACTACGCTGATAATTGGCGGCGTATTGGCGACGTCCCTTGGGGTGACGCTGGGCTGGTTATTCGGTGCCGAGCACATGATCTTGATGACCATGGCGCCTAAGTCAGTGACCTCGCCCATCGCCATGCTGGTGGCCGAGCAGATTGGTGGTGTGGCCCCGCTGGCGGCGGTGTTTGTGTTGATCACTGGCGTTATCGGTGCAATTTTCGGCCCTGGTCTGCTGTCTGTTCTGGGTGTTAAGAATCATGCCGCGCGGGGCATGGCCCTTGGCTTGACCGCCCACGCAGTGGGTACGTCGGTGGCGTTGCAGGAAAGCGAGGAGTGCGGCGCATTTGCAGCGCTGGCAATGAGTTTGATGGGCGTTGCCACGGCGGTGTTTCTACCCTTGGCTGTGTCGTTATTCGTTTAA
- a CDS encoding LON peptidase substrate-binding domain-containing protein, with protein sequence MMLPLFPLNAVLFPGCTLDLQLFEVRYLDMIGRCMKKGEGFGVVCILDGEEVAQAPDGYALVGCEALVRDFQQQENGLLGIRVEGGRRFRVVSTEVQRDQLILAEVEWLDELQEQPLQDQDADLMALLTALAEHPMVAALNMGVTAIGQQSLANQLAYLLPFTEEDKVELLELSDAQQRLNAIQDLLDEMQGDLQV encoded by the coding sequence ATGATGTTGCCGTTATTTCCCCTCAACGCCGTGTTATTCCCCGGCTGCACACTGGACTTGCAGCTGTTCGAAGTGCGTTATCTGGACATGATTGGTCGCTGCATGAAAAAGGGCGAAGGCTTTGGTGTGGTGTGCATTCTCGACGGCGAAGAAGTCGCTCAAGCCCCCGATGGCTATGCGCTGGTAGGGTGCGAGGCGTTGGTGCGTGATTTTCAGCAGCAAGAAAATGGCTTGCTGGGGATTCGTGTTGAGGGCGGCCGACGCTTTCGGGTCGTCAGCACCGAGGTTCAACGCGATCAGTTGATTCTGGCGGAGGTTGAATGGCTCGATGAGCTGCAAGAGCAGCCGTTGCAGGATCAGGACGCGGACTTGATGGCGTTGCTGACTGCGTTGGCCGAGCATCCGATGGTCGCGGCGCTGAACATGGGCGTGACCGCCATCGGCCAACAGTCGCTGGCCAATCAGTTGGCGTATTTATTGCCGTTCACGGAAGAAGATAAGGTCGAGCTGCTGGAACTCAGCGACGCACAGCAGCGGCTGAATGCGATTCAAGACCTACTCGACGAAATGCAGGGCGACCTACAGGTGTAG
- a CDS encoding bifunctional DedA family/phosphatase PAP2 family protein, whose product MGPWLDSITGWLTANPSWLGVAIFLVACFECLAIAGLIVPGTVIMFAVAVLAGSGALSLGETLLLGFAGGLAGDILSYFLGRRFHQNIRRLPGLRHHPEWIGRAELYFQRYGIASLLVGRFIGPLRPMLPMVAGMFDMPFLRFAAVSLIAAAGWSVVYLLPGWATGAAIRLPLPEGFWPQAGIVGAGLAVLLGFSIHASVGGKRYATTWISALSLVMLIGLFIGWPYLAHFDQGLMTLVQEHRSAAADPFAVMITRLGDFRTQAVIAALLLGLLLVLRQWRQATFALGVILGSALVNTFVKWAAARARPEVLLDPLTSYSMPSGHSSGAFAIFMALAVLAGRGQPLRFRLTWLLVGSIPALSIAMSRVYLGVHWPTDVLAGAMLAFCMCAASLTLVQRKEPLQAMPTKVWWVILPSLVAVYGFFALHALANAISRYQY is encoded by the coding sequence ATGGGCCCATGGCTTGACAGCATTACCGGATGGCTAACAGCTAATCCCTCGTGGCTGGGTGTGGCGATTTTTCTTGTAGCGTGTTTCGAATGTCTGGCGATTGCCGGCCTCATCGTGCCGGGAACCGTGATCATGTTCGCCGTTGCGGTATTGGCAGGCAGCGGCGCGTTGTCGCTGGGCGAAACACTGTTATTAGGATTTGCCGGCGGATTGGCGGGCGACATCCTGTCGTACTTTCTCGGCAGACGCTTTCACCAGAATATTCGCCGATTGCCAGGGTTGCGGCATCACCCGGAATGGATCGGCCGTGCCGAACTGTATTTTCAGCGTTACGGCATCGCTAGCTTGCTGGTTGGGCGCTTCATCGGACCGCTGCGCCCCATGCTGCCGATGGTCGCCGGCATGTTCGACATGCCCTTTTTGCGCTTCGCAGCCGTCAGCCTCATAGCGGCCGCCGGCTGGTCCGTCGTTTACTTGTTGCCGGGCTGGGCGACGGGCGCCGCTATCCGCTTACCGCTGCCGGAAGGATTTTGGCCCCAGGCCGGAATTGTTGGCGCCGGGCTCGCCGTGCTGTTGGGCTTTAGCATTCACGCCAGCGTCGGCGGCAAACGCTACGCCACGACGTGGATCTCAGCGCTGAGCTTGGTGATGCTGATCGGCTTGTTCATCGGCTGGCCGTACCTCGCGCATTTTGATCAGGGCCTGATGACGCTGGTGCAGGAGCACCGCAGTGCCGCCGCCGATCCATTTGCGGTGATGATTACCCGGCTTGGTGATTTCAGAACCCAAGCGGTGATCGCAGCCCTGTTGCTTGGCCTGCTGCTGGTTCTTCGACAATGGCGTCAAGCGACCTTCGCCCTGGGAGTGATTCTAGGCTCGGCATTGGTCAACACCTTCGTGAAATGGGCCGCCGCTAGGGCCCGTCCCGAGGTGCTACTGGACCCGCTTACCAGCTACAGCATGCCCAGCGGTCACAGCTCCGGCGCGTTTGCGATATTTATGGCATTGGCGGTGCTGGCCGGGCGCGGCCAACCGCTGCGCTTTCGCCTGACGTGGCTGTTGGTGGGCAGTATTCCGGCACTATCGATTGCTATGTCGAGGGTCTATCTGGGCGTGCATTGGCCGACCGACGTCCTGGCCGGTGCCATGCTGGCGTTTTGTATGTGCGCAGCCAGCCTGACGCTTGTTCAGCGCAAAGAACCGTTACAGGCGATGCCAACAAAAGTCTGGTGGGTCATTCTGCCGTCGTTGGTCGCGGTGTATGGCTTCTTCGCGCTACACGCCTTGGCCAACGCCATTAGTCGGTATCAGTACTGA